The proteins below come from a single Haladaptatus paucihalophilus DX253 genomic window:
- a CDS encoding FAD-dependent monooxygenase, translating into MTARSADVIVVGAGPAGCVVSYLLARSGVETVLIERQRTLDREFRGYGFRPPIPRLFDEMDLLADVEDLPHETISRGTVVAYGKSYPVFDFDDRRVLLLKQPPLLRLLIERAREFETFTFHSGTSFDGFRREDGAVAGITATSRPDGETHDFRSRLVIGADGRFSTTRRAAGIDAGMDESGTEVVWFRLPRAAADFTTHIRIEDDGVLVYSPLSERESQYGLLVPEGRYPAIRDRGIARFRETVAGIEPAIADSVESNLTSFDQCSLLSVRSGLAERWTDDGLLLIGDAAHVASPIGAEGNNLAIQDAVETHRLLTPVLARGDGPISNATLRRVEGNRRPAVERTIRGQRSRGRGLSSLLSSRDRLPDPLEPHLLRGAAALMSLLARLPNRSGTDDPEPSVDRSLFAD; encoded by the coding sequence ATGACCGCACGGTCGGCCGACGTAATCGTCGTCGGTGCCGGACCCGCGGGGTGCGTCGTCAGCTACCTGCTCGCCAGAAGCGGTGTAGAGACGGTTCTCATCGAACGCCAGCGTACGCTGGACCGCGAGTTCCGCGGCTACGGTTTTCGCCCGCCGATTCCGCGACTCTTCGACGAGATGGACCTCCTCGCGGATGTCGAAGACCTCCCCCACGAAACCATCTCCCGCGGGACGGTCGTCGCCTACGGCAAGTCGTACCCGGTGTTCGATTTCGACGACCGGCGCGTCCTCCTGCTCAAGCAACCGCCGCTGCTCCGACTCCTCATCGAACGCGCTCGGGAGTTCGAAACGTTCACGTTCCACTCCGGGACCTCGTTCGACGGATTCCGCCGCGAGGACGGCGCTGTCGCGGGCATCACGGCCACGTCTCGCCCGGACGGCGAGACGCACGACTTCCGTAGCCGACTCGTCATCGGGGCCGACGGTCGGTTTTCGACGACTCGACGGGCCGCCGGAATCGACGCGGGGATGGACGAGTCCGGGACGGAAGTCGTCTGGTTCAGGCTCCCACGCGCGGCGGCGGATTTCACGACGCACATTCGCATCGAGGACGACGGGGTGTTAGTGTACTCCCCGCTCTCCGAACGCGAATCCCAGTACGGACTGCTCGTGCCCGAGGGTCGCTATCCCGCGATACGCGACCGCGGCATCGCCCGCTTTCGGGAGACCGTCGCGGGAATCGAACCCGCCATCGCGGACAGCGTGGAATCGAACCTGACGTCCTTCGACCAGTGTTCGCTGTTGTCGGTCCGTTCCGGACTCGCGGAGCGGTGGACCGACGACGGTCTGCTCCTCATCGGCGACGCCGCGCACGTCGCGTCACCCATCGGTGCCGAGGGGAACAACCTCGCCATTCAGGACGCCGTGGAGACACATCGCCTGCTGACCCCCGTGTTGGCTCGCGGCGACGGTCCGATTTCGAACGCCACCCTCCGGCGGGTCGAGGGGAACCGCCGCCCCGCCGTCGAGCGGACGATACGAGGACAGCGGTCGCGCGGACGCGGCCTGTCCTCGCTCCTCTCGTCGCGCGACCGTCTCCCGGACCCGCTCGAACCGCACCTGTTGCGGGGCGCTGCGGCCCTTATGAGCCTGTTGGCGCGGCTTCCGAACCGCTCGGGGACGGACGACCCGGAACCGTCGGTTGACCGGTCGCTGTTCGCGGACTGA
- a CDS encoding sialidase family protein has protein sequence MRRPTILVFTLVVASAVGAMAIGTAEPQGDSKPNERWNRTYGGSGDDIFADIARTDDGGYVLAGETESDSSGIDGWVMKIDGNGNTEWERTFSGPGTDRLYSVVTTDDGIVAAGRTDRGGTPMGWVLELDSDGETRRERTPGTGAFYGVERDGDGYVLAGWTRGDGGVGGWLVKHDTSGAKAWERTYATPDGSTGRFKAVVPTSDGYLLAGEVESGSQDAWILRVGDNGERQWQRTLGGADREAVWAATGDESGIVVAGESESGESRDGWVFRYDASGERQWEKRFGGGEVDWLDSAMRTDDGGYLFTGGTLTGGIGSADGYVVKTGADGTLQWEKAYGSDAWDKPWPAIRTHDGGFLLAGQTGGFGAEAKDGWVLELGPGSMTSATNDTSADETTSTSGTSTTGAESTPEADSPSSNTSLPGFTVPIAVVAVVILGLWRGRRA, from the coding sequence ATGAGACGCCCGACGATTCTCGTGTTTACCCTGGTCGTCGCCTCCGCGGTCGGGGCGATGGCGATAGGGACGGCCGAGCCGCAAGGGGATTCGAAACCGAACGAGCGATGGAACCGAACGTACGGCGGGTCAGGCGACGACATCTTCGCAGACATCGCCCGGACGGACGACGGCGGCTACGTCCTCGCGGGCGAAACCGAGAGCGATAGCTCCGGTATCGACGGCTGGGTGATGAAGATAGACGGCAACGGAAATACGGAGTGGGAACGAACGTTCTCCGGGCCGGGGACGGACCGACTGTACTCGGTGGTCACGACGGACGATGGAATCGTCGCCGCCGGGCGAACCGACCGCGGCGGCACCCCGATGGGATGGGTGCTGGAACTCGATTCGGACGGGGAGACGCGACGCGAACGGACGCCGGGAACGGGTGCGTTCTACGGGGTCGAACGGGACGGCGACGGGTACGTCCTCGCGGGGTGGACGCGAGGTGACGGCGGCGTCGGCGGATGGCTGGTAAAACACGATACGTCGGGAGCGAAGGCGTGGGAGCGGACGTACGCGACACCGGACGGGAGCACGGGGCGCTTCAAAGCTGTCGTTCCCACGTCGGACGGATACCTCCTCGCGGGAGAAGTCGAGAGCGGGAGCCAAGACGCGTGGATACTCCGGGTCGGCGACAACGGGGAACGGCAGTGGCAGCGAACGCTGGGCGGCGCGGACCGAGAAGCGGTCTGGGCGGCGACCGGCGACGAGAGCGGTATCGTCGTGGCCGGTGAATCCGAGAGCGGCGAATCGCGCGACGGCTGGGTGTTCCGATACGACGCGAGCGGCGAACGACAGTGGGAAAAGCGGTTCGGCGGCGGCGAAGTCGATTGGCTCGATTCGGCGATGCGAACGGACGACGGCGGCTACCTGTTCACCGGCGGGACGCTCACCGGCGGAATCGGTAGCGCGGACGGCTACGTTGTGAAGACGGGAGCCGACGGGACGCTCCAGTGGGAGAAGGCGTACGGAAGCGACGCGTGGGATAAACCGTGGCCGGCGATACGAACACACGATGGCGGCTTCCTACTCGCCGGGCAGACCGGCGGGTTCGGTGCCGAAGCCAAGGACGGCTGGGTGCTGGAACTCGGACCGGGGTCGATGACGAGCGCGACGAACGATACGTCCGCGGACGAGACGACGAGTACCTCGGGAACGAGCACGACGGGAGCGGAATCGACCCCCGAAGCGGATTCCCCGTCGAGCAACACGAGCTTACCGGGGTTCACGGTACCAATAGCGGTGGTCGCGGTCGTCATTCTGGGGTTGTGGAGGGGCAGACGAGCGTAG
- a CDS encoding NAD(P)/FAD-dependent oxidoreductase, producing MRVVVVGGGIVGCSSAYYLSERGADVVLCERSNIGAGSTERSAGGIRAQFSTPVNVALSRASMRVWDRFEEEFDADIALRRSGYLFLARDEDSADELAETVAMQNEQGVPSELLTPEEAREVCPGLRTDLFRAATYSPNDGFADPHFALQAFAARAREVGTDVRTGVEVTDVLGDAGGVTGVETTDGTIDADFVVNAAGPWASSVAEMAGLDLPISPERRQMAVVDPETPVAESVPLTIDLDTGSYFRPEREGAALVGGHFGGDTTADPNAFDQTTDLDWTIEAVEKASDWTTYFGPESRIRRGWAGLYAVTPDHHPIIEETIPGFVNAVGFSGHGFQHAPATGQLVTELVFDGEPSLVDISGLDADRFEEGRTVDERNVA from the coding sequence ATGCGAGTCGTCGTGGTCGGTGGCGGTATCGTCGGTTGTTCGAGCGCGTACTACCTCTCGGAACGCGGGGCCGATGTGGTCCTCTGCGAGCGCTCGAACATCGGCGCCGGAAGCACCGAACGCTCAGCTGGCGGTATCCGTGCACAGTTCTCGACCCCCGTCAACGTCGCGCTCTCCCGTGCCAGCATGCGGGTCTGGGACCGGTTCGAGGAGGAGTTCGACGCCGACATCGCGCTCCGTCGTTCCGGGTACCTCTTCCTCGCCAGGGACGAGGACTCCGCGGACGAACTCGCGGAGACGGTCGCGATGCAAAACGAACAGGGCGTCCCGAGCGAACTCCTCACGCCCGAGGAAGCGCGCGAGGTCTGCCCCGGACTCCGCACGGACCTGTTCCGCGCCGCGACGTACTCCCCGAACGACGGGTTTGCGGACCCACACTTCGCCCTGCAGGCGTTCGCCGCTCGCGCCCGAGAGGTCGGGACGGACGTCCGAACCGGGGTCGAGGTGACGGACGTGCTCGGCGACGCCGGTGGTGTCACGGGCGTCGAAACGACCGACGGAACCATCGATGCCGATTTCGTCGTCAACGCGGCCGGGCCGTGGGCGAGCAGCGTCGCCGAGATGGCGGGCCTCGACCTTCCGATTTCACCCGAGCGTCGCCAAATGGCGGTCGTGGATCCGGAGACGCCGGTCGCCGAATCGGTTCCGCTGACCATCGACCTCGATACGGGGTCGTACTTCCGCCCGGAACGGGAAGGGGCCGCGCTCGTCGGCGGGCATTTCGGGGGCGACACGACGGCCGACCCGAACGCATTCGACCAAACGACCGACCTCGACTGGACGATAGAAGCGGTGGAGAAGGCGTCGGACTGGACGACCTACTTCGGTCCGGAGTCCCGGATTCGCCGGGGATGGGCGGGTCTGTACGCCGTCACGCCCGACCACCATCCGATAATCGAGGAGACGATTCCGGGCTTCGTCAACGCGGTCGGCTTCTCGGGGCACGGGTTCCAACACGCACCGGCGACGGGGCAACTCGTCACCGAACTCGTCTTCGACGGCGAACCGTCGCTCGTCGATATCTCCGGCCTCGACGCCGACCGATTCGAGGAGGGACGGACGGTCGACGAACGGAACGTCGCGTAA
- a CDS encoding DedA family protein, giving the protein MFDWVTHAVLSFVSDYGYFAVFVYMALETAFILHFAPSELVVPFAASQLVHDPLSFGIFVLDATVGATVGSVLAYFVLGKNSEYVLGRYGHLVHVTEDDIHRGRRWFQRWGESSVLWGRMVPLMRAVISIPAGIAEMDLRKFVTYSASGAFVFNLLLTFLVYSGAGETSPLGILLGALSAEVAETLTYAQLHPRVVVVLGGLAAVALGSLWLSRNYIRQNPAVSQRIILRVLWAGGTLVGSLFLLGAVVTPLQSFRTATNIWDDPLFFTRFGLSPQLALLLTGVAFCAGALAVFELGKRVPVAELARRFRVERLSW; this is encoded by the coding sequence ATGTTCGACTGGGTGACGCACGCCGTCCTGTCGTTCGTCTCCGACTACGGCTATTTCGCCGTGTTCGTGTACATGGCGCTCGAAACGGCGTTCATCCTTCACTTCGCGCCCAGCGAACTCGTCGTCCCGTTCGCGGCCAGCCAACTCGTTCACGACCCGCTCTCGTTCGGCATCTTCGTCCTCGACGCGACGGTCGGTGCCACCGTCGGGAGCGTCCTCGCGTACTTCGTTCTCGGAAAGAACAGCGAATACGTTCTGGGTCGGTACGGACACCTCGTTCACGTCACCGAGGACGACATCCATCGGGGCCGCCGGTGGTTCCAGCGCTGGGGCGAGAGTTCGGTTCTCTGGGGGCGGATGGTGCCGCTGATGCGCGCCGTCATCTCGATTCCCGCCGGAATCGCGGAGATGGACCTCCGGAAGTTCGTCACGTATTCCGCGAGCGGCGCGTTCGTCTTCAACCTCCTGCTCACGTTTCTGGTCTACAGCGGCGCGGGCGAAACGTCGCCGCTCGGCATATTGCTCGGCGCGCTGTCTGCCGAGGTCGCGGAGACGCTCACCTACGCACAGCTACATCCGCGGGTCGTCGTCGTTCTCGGCGGTCTCGCCGCCGTCGCGCTCGGTTCGCTCTGGCTTTCCCGGAATTACATCCGTCAGAACCCGGCCGTCTCCCAGCGCATCATCCTCCGCGTCCTGTGGGCCGGTGGCACCCTCGTCGGGTCGCTGTTCCTGCTCGGCGCGGTGGTGACGCCGCTCCAGTCGTTCCGCACCGCCACGAACATCTGGGACGACCCGCTCTTTTTCACTCGGTTCGGGTTGTCGCCGCAGCTCGCACTCCTGCTGACCGGCGTGGCGTTCTGCGCCGGCGCACTCGCCGTGTTCGAACTCGGAAAACGAGTTCCCGTCGCCGAACTTGCCCGACGTTTTAGGGTCGAGCGGCTCTCGTGGTGA
- a CDS encoding dipeptidyl-peptidase 5, whose amino-acid sequence MTNTVQLDDFYDLTLVSDLALSPDGDRIAFVADEFDESEDDRRTSLFVVPSDGSDDPYRLSRASDAGSPKWSPDGAKLAFLAARDEDVSLSVRADDTDEDGDEDEADEANGADDEPKPQVWLFDMVRGGDARQITDREEGVREFDWGPDGDRLVVSSRDPTETERDYLADLRDGGPVETERLQHRFDGEGFLDDVTTYLFVVDVETRDSRRLDDAYGGGAYEPMFGLQPAWGADRIAFLSNRTDRPDDSGVMDVYTIAPDGSDLRTVTDSDLAAAGPRWSPDGSRLAFAVDDPVNTHIPTQLYVADDGDYRSVTESLDRTLARSRRFRWVDDGTLLAAVGDEGSTRLVRCSADEGSPAFTFDSQGDYRTVQTFDFADETVAFLLTDPGTVGDLYAMDADELDAGEPARVTDCNAAFEERYDTSGCRRVVYSNEADDEIEGIVYYPDDFDPEDPDPRPLITAIHGGPVSYDAPEFAFEYAYWTDRGYVVLRPNYRGSSSYGRDFSESIRGDWGPRESEDVLAGVEHLVERGWADSDRTFVTGFSYGGITTGYLVTRTDRFAAAAAEHGIYDLRSSYGTDDAHLWWTNDFGLPWENPEIYDAASSITDVGNVETPLLVTAGGEDWRCPPSQSEQLYVSVKKQGVPAKLVVYPDEHHNIGDPDRAVHRLEQLTEWFTTHDSESA is encoded by the coding sequence GTGACGAACACCGTTCAACTGGACGATTTCTACGACCTGACGTTGGTGAGCGACCTCGCGCTCTCGCCCGACGGCGACCGAATCGCCTTCGTCGCAGACGAGTTCGACGAGTCCGAAGACGACCGACGAACCTCCCTGTTCGTCGTTCCGTCGGACGGAAGCGACGACCCGTATCGACTCTCGCGGGCGTCGGACGCCGGGTCGCCGAAGTGGTCGCCCGACGGCGCGAAACTCGCGTTCCTCGCCGCCCGCGACGAGGACGTTTCCCTGTCGGTACGGGCCGACGATACTGACGAAGACGGCGATGAGGACGAGGCGGACGAGGCGAACGGCGCGGACGACGAACCCAAACCCCAAGTCTGGCTGTTCGACATGGTTCGCGGCGGCGACGCCCGGCAAATCACCGACCGCGAGGAGGGCGTCCGCGAGTTCGACTGGGGACCGGACGGCGACCGACTCGTCGTCTCGTCGCGCGACCCGACCGAGACGGAACGCGACTACCTCGCCGACCTCCGGGACGGCGGCCCGGTCGAAACCGAGCGACTGCAACACCGGTTCGACGGCGAGGGCTTTCTGGACGACGTGACGACCTACCTGTTCGTCGTCGACGTCGAAACGCGGGACAGCCGCCGCCTCGACGACGCCTACGGCGGCGGCGCGTACGAACCGATGTTCGGTCTGCAACCGGCGTGGGGGGCCGACCGAATCGCGTTCCTTTCGAACCGCACCGACCGCCCCGATGATTCCGGCGTCATGGACGTGTACACCATCGCACCCGACGGGAGCGACCTGCGGACGGTTACCGATTCGGACCTCGCCGCCGCGGGGCCGCGCTGGTCGCCCGACGGGTCCCGTCTCGCGTTCGCCGTCGACGACCCGGTGAACACGCACATCCCGACCCAGTTGTACGTCGCCGACGACGGTGACTATCGGTCGGTCACGGAATCGCTCGACCGGACGCTGGCACGCTCCCGGCGGTTCCGGTGGGTGGACGACGGGACGTTGCTCGCGGCCGTCGGCGACGAGGGGAGCACCCGCCTGGTGCGCTGTTCGGCCGACGAGGGTTCGCCCGCGTTCACCTTCGACTCGCAGGGCGACTATCGAACCGTCCAGACCTTCGACTTCGCGGACGAGACGGTCGCGTTCCTCCTGACCGACCCCGGAACAGTCGGCGACCTGTACGCGATGGACGCGGACGAACTCGACGCCGGGGAACCCGCTCGCGTGACCGACTGCAACGCGGCGTTCGAGGAAAGGTACGATACGTCCGGCTGTCGGCGCGTCGTCTACTCGAACGAGGCCGACGACGAAATCGAGGGCATCGTCTACTATCCCGACGACTTCGACCCCGAGGACCCCGACCCGAGGCCGTTGATAACCGCCATCCACGGCGGCCCGGTGTCTTACGACGCGCCGGAATTTGCGTTCGAATACGCCTATTGGACCGACCGGGGATACGTCGTCCTCCGCCCCAACTATCGAGGAAGCAGTTCCTACGGCCGGGACTTCAGCGAATCGATCCGTGGTGACTGGGGTCCGCGGGAGTCCGAGGACGTACTCGCGGGCGTCGAGCACCTCGTCGAACGCGGGTGGGCAGATTCGGACCGCACCTTCGTCACCGGCTTTTCCTACGGCGGCATCACGACGGGCTATCTCGTGACGCGGACGGACCGCTTCGCCGCGGCCGCTGCCGAACACGGTATCTACGACCTCCGGTCGTCGTACGGGACCGACGACGCACACCTCTGGTGGACGAACGATTTCGGTCTCCCGTGGGAGAATCCGGAAATCTACGACGCCGCCTCCAGCATCACGGACGTCGGCAACGTCGAAACGCCCCTGTTGGTGACGGCGGGCGGCGAGGACTGGCGGTGTCCGCCCTCGCAGTCCGAACAGCTCTACGTCAGCGTGAAAAAGCAGGGCGTTCCCGCGAAACTGGTGGTCTATCCAGACGAACACCACAACATCGGCGACCCGGACAGGGCCGTTCACCGCCTCGAACAGCTCACGGAATGGTTCACAACCCACGACTCCGAATCGGCGTAA
- a CDS encoding SPW repeat domain-containing protein: MSETEARERTTRSTDTDESSLKWLSGFVSLVGAWIFISAFVYPSMSMTSYWNNLIIGAAIFLVAGYNYYRMSRGMSASVGSSSFVALLGLWMILVPFIMTASTAFWSDVISGIVVAIVAGYNAYAGRSERAGAPAGTA, from the coding sequence ATGAGTGAAACAGAAGCGAGAGAGAGAACGACACGGAGCACCGACACCGACGAATCGAGCCTGAAATGGCTGAGCGGGTTCGTATCGCTCGTGGGGGCGTGGATATTCATCTCCGCGTTCGTCTACCCGTCGATGTCGATGACGAGCTACTGGAACAACCTCATCATCGGCGCGGCCATCTTCCTCGTCGCGGGGTACAACTACTACCGCATGTCGCGGGGAATGTCGGCGAGCGTGGGTAGCTCGTCGTTCGTCGCGCTGTTGGGCCTCTGGATGATACTCGTCCCGTTCATCATGACTGCCTCGACGGCGTTCTGGAGCGACGTCATCTCGGGAATCGTCGTCGCCATCGTCGCCGGGTACAACGCCTACGCGGGCCGCAGTGAGAGAGCGGGCGCGCCTGCCGGAACTGCCTAA
- a CDS encoding HalOD1 output domain-containing protein: MTEGQFTERAADLDRDGRNAYRVAGETDDPSTRIIRGVEEIVGRSAEKQTWLYDSVDPDALDAIFEEKHDGTTRTGGKVTFTARGCEIIVDADGEILIYGPVTDDEK, from the coding sequence ATGACAGAAGGACAATTCACGGAACGGGCGGCGGATCTCGACCGGGACGGACGCAACGCGTATCGAGTCGCCGGAGAGACCGACGACCCTAGCACGAGAATCATCCGAGGCGTAGAAGAGATAGTTGGACGGAGCGCAGAAAAGCAGACGTGGCTCTACGACAGCGTAGACCCCGATGCGTTGGACGCGATATTCGAGGAGAAACACGACGGAACGACGCGGACCGGCGGAAAGGTCACCTTTACCGCTCGCGGTTGCGAGATAATCGTCGATGCGGACGGCGAGATACTCATCTACGGGCCGGTCACGGACGACGAGAAATAG
- a CDS encoding alkaline phosphatase PhoX, with translation MPETYSRRKTLGLLGLTALSTTGIAVAEKNDDSNETTEETKTDGDHSNPNEPSLTRFATVPLGAEVTGLRVAPGGELFLNVQHPNEDNPAPYDASVVGAVVGIDGAEVPMDVPNLSVPTTDAEKRTTRTAVGEHQVLATGAQKLGNGDLLGVPNDADGNPISDEAKSDMNAFVPTGENEGYLFTNWEAQPGMISRLFISREDDAAEWSVDSDSIENLDVRQMEGTWNNCNGSLSPWNTPLSSEEYEPDAKAWFESDEKTYGNAEKTFEEYLGYFGNAYRYGYIVEVEDPAGDATPTKRFALGRASHEVGEVMADERTVYLTDDYGGGVLYKFVANEAGDLSAGTLFAAKLEQDATDDVTEAGFDVEWVELAHATEDEIESWISEYDGQDPAADGYEANYITDHEIRAWANGNAEDDRVAFLETRKAAAAVGATNEWQKLEGVSAPSDATPGDFINIACSNVRDTMSDVDGDMMLQGDGYGAVYTARLTGNYDIRRIEPSLVGGPEANVVAPGADGTDANGMLVNTLANPDNIFTLEDGRVLVGEDGDHENNVLWLFSPGKRDWNGRDDENDDTDENEGKDGWRGDEDDEKDDGC, from the coding sequence ATGCCAGAAACATACTCCCGGCGGAAAACGCTCGGCCTCCTCGGTCTGACGGCACTCTCGACGACCGGCATCGCGGTCGCCGAGAAAAACGACGATAGTAACGAGACCACCGAGGAGACGAAAACGGATGGCGACCATAGCAACCCGAACGAGCCATCCCTGACGCGGTTCGCCACCGTCCCGCTCGGAGCGGAAGTCACTGGCCTCCGCGTCGCACCCGGCGGAGAGCTGTTCCTGAACGTCCAGCACCCGAACGAAGACAACCCGGCACCGTACGACGCGAGCGTCGTCGGTGCCGTCGTCGGCATCGACGGGGCGGAAGTTCCGATGGACGTCCCGAACCTCTCGGTTCCGACGACCGACGCCGAAAAACGCACGACTCGGACGGCCGTCGGCGAGCACCAAGTGCTGGCGACGGGCGCACAAAAGCTCGGAAACGGCGACCTGCTCGGCGTGCCGAACGACGCCGACGGGAACCCTATCTCGGACGAAGCCAAATCCGACATGAACGCGTTCGTGCCGACTGGCGAAAACGAGGGCTACCTCTTCACGAACTGGGAAGCCCAACCCGGCATGATTTCGCGGCTGTTCATCAGCCGCGAGGACGATGCCGCGGAGTGGAGCGTCGATTCGGACAGCATCGAAAACCTCGACGTACGCCAGATGGAAGGAACGTGGAACAACTGCAACGGGTCGCTCAGCCCGTGGAATACGCCGCTGTCCAGCGAGGAGTACGAACCGGACGCAAAGGCGTGGTTCGAAAGCGACGAGAAAACGTACGGCAACGCCGAGAAGACGTTCGAGGAGTACCTCGGCTACTTCGGCAACGCCTACCGCTACGGCTACATCGTGGAAGTAGAGGATCCGGCCGGTGACGCGACGCCGACGAAACGGTTCGCGCTGGGCCGCGCGTCCCACGAGGTCGGCGAAGTGATGGCCGACGAGCGAACTGTCTACCTCACCGACGACTACGGGGGCGGCGTCCTCTACAAGTTCGTCGCCAACGAGGCGGGCGACTTGAGCGCCGGGACGCTCTTCGCCGCGAAATTGGAGCAGGACGCGACGGACGACGTGACCGAAGCCGGGTTCGACGTGGAGTGGGTCGAACTGGCGCACGCGACGGAGGACGAAATCGAGTCGTGGATAAGCGAGTACGACGGCCAAGACCCGGCCGCGGACGGGTACGAGGCGAACTACATCACCGACCACGAGATTCGAGCGTGGGCGAACGGCAATGCCGAGGACGACCGGGTAGCGTTCCTCGAAACCCGAAAGGCCGCCGCCGCGGTCGGCGCGACGAACGAGTGGCAGAAGCTCGAAGGCGTCAGCGCTCCGAGCGACGCCACGCCGGGCGACTTCATCAACATCGCCTGTTCGAACGTCCGCGACACGATGAGCGACGTGGACGGCGACATGATGCTCCAAGGTGACGGGTACGGAGCCGTCTACACCGCGCGGCTGACCGGGAACTACGACATCCGCCGCATCGAACCGTCGCTGGTCGGCGGTCCGGAGGCGAACGTCGTCGCCCCCGGCGCGGACGGCACGGACGCGAACGGTATGCTCGTGAACACGCTCGCAAATCCCGACAACATCTTTACGCTTGAAGACGGCCGCGTGCTCGTCGGCGAGGACGGCGACCACGAGAACAACGTCCTCTGGCTGTTCTCCCCCGGAAAGCGCGACTGGAACGGACGCGACGACGAGAACGACGACACGGACGAAAACGAGGGCAAAGACGGCTGGCGGGGCGACGAGGACGACGAGAAAGACGACGGCTGCTGA
- a CDS encoding EamA family transporter codes for MVRTAIYFALVGMFAWGVWALFADYATRTLAPEVAMAISYTVGVGVAIAYIATQAGPVSFSESGVAFAVAGGLFSGIGSISYYVALQRGNTAVATTVTALYFVVAAVLGAVFLGESVDIRDVAGVGLAVGAVVLLAT; via the coding sequence ATGGTTCGAACCGCGATATATTTCGCACTCGTCGGTATGTTCGCGTGGGGCGTCTGGGCGCTGTTTGCCGATTACGCCACTCGAACGCTCGCGCCCGAAGTGGCGATGGCCATCTCCTACACCGTCGGCGTCGGCGTCGCAATCGCGTACATCGCCACTCAAGCCGGTCCCGTGTCGTTCTCCGAGTCGGGCGTCGCCTTCGCCGTCGCTGGCGGTCTGTTCTCCGGAATCGGTTCCATCAGCTACTACGTCGCGCTGCAACGCGGCAATACCGCCGTTGCGACGACCGTGACCGCCCTCTACTTCGTCGTCGCCGCGGTTCTCGGCGCGGTGTTCCTCGGCGAATCGGTCGATATTCGGGACGTGGCAGGTGTCGGGTTGGCCGTCGGCGCGGTCGTCCTCTTGGCGACCTGA